The genomic DNA GCCGGTGAGGTAGGAGGCGGCCGGGGAGAGCAGGAAGGCGCCGACCTTGCCGAACTCCTCGGGGGTGCCGTAGCGGCCGAGCGGGATGGCGGCGCTGGCGCGGGCCCGGGCGGCCGCGGCGTCGCCGCTGAGCGCGTCGAGCTCGCGGACCCGGTCGGTGTCGATCCGGGCGGGCAGCAGGCCGACGACGCGGATGCCGCGCGGGCCGAGCTCGTCGGCGAGCGACTTGGCGGCCATCGCGAGGCCGGGCCGCAGGCCGTTGGAGACGCCGAGGCCGGAGATCGGTTCGCGGACGGAGCCGGAGAGCACGAAGCCGATCACGCCGCCCTCGCCGAGCTCGGCGGCGGCGGTGCGGGCGATCCGCAGGGCGCCGAGGAAGACGCTCTCGAAGGCGCCGCGCCAGGTGTCGTCCTCGGTGCGCAGGACGGGGCCGGCGGGCGGGCCGCCGACGCTGATCAGCACGCCGTCGAGGCGGCCGAAGTGCTCCTTCGCGGCGGCGAGCAGCCGGTCGGCGGCGTCCGGGTCGCTGTTGTCGGCGACCACGCCGCGGGCGTGGCCGGTGCCGCCGAGCTGCTCGACGGCGGCGTCCAGGTTCTCCCGGGAGCGGCCGCCGAGCACCACCCGGGCGCCGTCGGCGACCAGCTGCCGGGCGGTGGCGAAGCCGAGGCCCCTGGTGGCGCCGGTCAGTACGTACACCTTCTGCTGAAGTCCGAGGTCCATGGGGACATCCTGCCTGGTCGGAGGCGTGGAGTGGAGCGCGTCTCACTGCGCGGCACGGTCGGGGCCCGCAGTTGACGCCGTCGAAGACTTAGGGAAACCTAACCTTGCTTTCAGGCGTCCCCTCATCTTCCGGAGCACCACCATGGCCCTTTCCGAACCCCTCGCCGCCCCGCTGGCGGGCACCGCCGCCCGGTGCGTCGCGGTCTCGCTCGGGCTGAGCGGGCTGTGGGCGGGCTGCGCCTGGGCGGCCGGGCACCTGCACGCCGATCCGGCGCTGCACACGGTGGCGCTCTTCGTGCACCTGGCCGCGCTGGTGGTGGGGTTCGGCGCGGTGCTGGCGATCGACTACGTCGGGCTGCTCTGGCTGCTCGGCAGGCGCACCCTGCGCGGCGTCCTCGACCTGACCGCCCCGCTGCACGTGCCGGTCTGGGCGGGCCTGGCCGGCCTGACCTTCAGCGGCATCCTGCTGGAGCCGGACCTGGACTCCGGCCTGACCCGGCTCAAGCTGGTGCTGGTCCTGCTGATCGCGCTGAACGGGGTGCACGCCACCGCCCTGCACCCGCGCCTGGAGTCGTACGGCACGCTCCGGCCCCCGGCGCACCTGATGGCCCGTGCGGCGGGGTCGGCCGCCCTCTCCCAGCTCGGCTGGTGGGGCTCGGTCCTGATCGGCTTCCACAACACCCGCCACTGAGGCCGCGGCGCCGACGGCGACGCGCCCTCGGTGGCGGTGCCGCGGCGGTGCCTACGCCCCACCGGACGGCGGGGGCCCGTCGTGGCAGCAGGAGGTCGCCGGGCAGCAGATCAGCTCGGCGAACCGCCCCGCCTCCTCCACGGCGGACTCCAGCCACCAGTGCTCCTCGGCCGCGCCCACCATGGTGGCGTGGCCGGGCGGGTGGGCGACCGGGTAGCCGAGGGCGGCGTACGCGGCCCACAGGTCGCCGTGGTGGTGCAGCAGGCTCTCGGTGAGCGCGGCGGGGGTGCTCCTCGCGACGGAGCCGCCGTACCGGCTGTCCTCGGCGAGGGTCAGGACCGCGGCGGAGGTGCGGATGGCGTCTCGGCTGAGCGCGGCCAGTCGCAGGCCCGCCACCGGCAGGCGCTCGGCCCCCTCCTCGCCGTCCCGGACGATCCGGACGGTGTAGCGCTGG from Kitasatospora terrestris includes the following:
- a CDS encoding SDR family oxidoreductase, producing MDLGLQQKVYVLTGATRGLGFATARQLVADGARVVLGGRSRENLDAAVEQLGGTGHARGVVADNSDPDAADRLLAAAKEHFGRLDGVLISVGGPPAGPVLRTEDDTWRGAFESVFLGALRIARTAAAELGEGGVIGFVLSGSVREPISGLGVSNGLRPGLAMAAKSLADELGPRGIRVVGLLPARIDTDRVRELDALSGDAAAARARASAAIPLGRYGTPEEFGKVGAFLLSPAASYLTGVMVPVDGGALRGL